The following coding sequences lie in one Leptospira inadai serovar Lyme str. 10 genomic window:
- the lpdA gene encoding dihydrolipoyl dehydrogenase, producing the protein MAENFDVTVIGGGPGGYVAAIRAAQLGLNVCLVEKEKLGGVCLNWGCIPTKALLESAHLLQSIRKAETFGLNVTGAIPDFPAIIKRSRGVADTMANGVDFLMKKNKISVKKGSAVFKDNHTIWLPDSSKEEIHSEFFIIATGARPRELPDLSFDGERVLSSKHAMIQEGAPKSLAIIGAGAIGAEFADFYSTMGTDITLIELQDRILPLEDSEISNLLNRSFVKRGIKILTNVGVTEPKLEANGVSLLLKGEGLPANGERQEFSKVLVAIGVVPNTEGLFLEEVGVFLQKGFIKVDTKYKSKVPNIYGIGDCIGAPLLAHVASMEGVKAAEAISIVKGNPHNLVYEPVDYGKIPACTYCHPEVASVGYKEEEAKKAGFEIATGKFPFRVSGRAQALGDTEGMVKLVADKKTGEILGAHLIGPNVTELLGEINLGIGSELTLKEIAGRIHAHPTLSEALMEAAAQGLGEAINL; encoded by the coding sequence ATGGCCGAAAATTTTGACGTAACCGTGATTGGCGGCGGTCCGGGCGGTTATGTTGCCGCGATCAGAGCCGCACAATTAGGATTGAATGTTTGCCTGGTTGAAAAAGAAAAACTCGGCGGCGTTTGTTTGAATTGGGGATGTATTCCCACGAAAGCCTTGTTAGAGTCCGCGCATCTTCTCCAATCGATACGAAAAGCGGAGACCTTCGGCCTAAACGTCACAGGAGCGATACCCGATTTTCCGGCGATAATCAAACGTTCCCGCGGTGTCGCCGATACGATGGCAAATGGCGTCGACTTTCTCATGAAGAAAAATAAAATTTCCGTAAAGAAAGGAAGCGCGGTCTTTAAGGATAATCATACCATTTGGCTCCCCGATTCTTCAAAGGAAGAAATTCATTCCGAATTTTTTATCATTGCAACCGGCGCGCGTCCCCGAGAACTTCCCGATCTATCTTTCGACGGCGAAAGAGTTCTATCCAGCAAGCATGCGATGATCCAAGAAGGCGCGCCCAAATCTCTCGCCATTATCGGAGCAGGCGCGATCGGAGCCGAATTTGCCGACTTTTATTCGACGATGGGCACGGATATCACCCTTATCGAATTGCAGGATAGAATTCTACCGTTAGAAGATTCCGAAATTTCAAACTTACTGAACCGATCTTTTGTAAAACGCGGAATTAAAATACTCACGAACGTAGGAGTCACCGAGCCGAAACTAGAAGCAAACGGAGTCTCACTATTATTAAAAGGAGAAGGTCTCCCCGCAAACGGAGAACGGCAGGAATTTTCTAAAGTTCTAGTCGCAATCGGGGTCGTTCCCAACACCGAAGGATTATTTTTGGAAGAGGTCGGCGTCTTTCTTCAAAAAGGATTCATAAAGGTGGATACTAAATATAAAAGTAAAGTACCGAATATATATGGGATCGGAGATTGCATAGGAGCTCCCCTGCTCGCGCATGTAGCTTCAATGGAAGGAGTCAAAGCGGCGGAGGCCATATCGATCGTAAAAGGAAACCCACATAACCTCGTTTATGAGCCCGTCGATTACGGTAAAATCCCCGCTTGCACATATTGCCATCCGGAAGTAGCATCCGTCGGTTACAAGGAAGAAGAAGCGAAGAAAGCCGGTTTCGAAATTGCGACAGGAAAATTTCCGTTTCGGGTCAGTGGCCGTGCTCAGGCATTAGGAGATACGGAAGGGATGGTGAAATTAGTAGCGGATAAGAAGACGGGAGAAATATTAGGCGCCCACCTGATCGGACCGAATGTGACCGAATTATTAGGAGAGATCAACTTGGGAATCGGATCGGAATTGACCTTGAAAGAAATCGCCGGAAGAATTCACGCGCATCCGACTCTTTCGGAAGCTCTCATGGAAGCCGCAGCCCAAGGATTGGGAGAAGCGATTAATCTATAG
- a CDS encoding class I SAM-dependent DNA methyltransferase yields MKLYSELAEYYFDIEKNTRKFDLETQFLDRLFRKHRIRNILDLGCGTGEHVTHFQGLGYRPKGVDSSARMIEVAKKRYSHCRFEVGNMQTYKAAEQLDGIISLFGSFNYLLSNEEVEAALKHLEQNLKPAGIAVLEVWNAEPLRKIKRKAIAPVSQTKARNTIIQRNRGFRLVRADQATVVEVNYIYNLNSKEIKDKHLMRAYFLTEFQRMVSKHRMEILHVYSNYNEVKFRSNASRMILVLKKKSV; encoded by the coding sequence ATGAAACTATACTCGGAACTCGCGGAATACTACTTCGATATTGAAAAGAATACCAGAAAATTCGACCTTGAAACTCAATTCCTAGATCGTCTCTTCAGAAAGCATCGAATTCGAAATATTTTAGATCTTGGCTGCGGAACAGGTGAGCACGTAACTCATTTCCAGGGCCTCGGATACAGGCCTAAAGGCGTCGATTCTTCCGCCCGAATGATCGAAGTTGCCAAAAAACGCTACTCACATTGTCGATTCGAAGTGGGAAACATGCAGACGTATAAAGCGGCCGAGCAATTGGACGGAATTATAAGTTTATTCGGTTCGTTTAACTATCTGTTAAGTAATGAAGAAGTCGAAGCGGCTCTTAAACATCTAGAACAGAATCTAAAACCGGCCGGTATAGCAGTCCTGGAAGTTTGGAATGCGGAACCGTTGAGGAAGATAAAACGTAAGGCGATTGCGCCCGTTTCCCAGACTAAAGCGCGGAATACGATCATTCAAAGAAATCGCGGTTTTAGATTGGTTCGCGCCGACCAAGCCACCGTGGTGGAAGTGAACTACATTTACAATCTGAATTCCAAAGAGATCAAAGATAAGCATTTAATGCGCGCCTATTTTCTTACGGAATTCCAGCGAATGGTTTCAAAACATCGAATGGAAATTCTTCACGTTTATTCCAATTATAACGAAGTAAAATTCCGCAGTAACGCCAGCCGTATGATCTTAGTACTCAAGAAAAAAAGCGTATAG